A window of the Candidatus Deferrimicrobiaceae bacterium genome harbors these coding sequences:
- a CDS encoding hemolysin family protein yields the protein MELALAIMACLLMEGIFTGAEMVLISADRNKLMERARRGDGGAVIALELLGRPDKAIATTLTGTNIFVVLSTVLTTSRLLPALGPRASLAAIAIVTPLVILLGEIVPKSFAVPRADRLAGSAARFIRVAGYPLYPIVAVVSFLGRLFAKPFGGTEPIHGAVTREDLRLILKMSRAGSDVEPHERTMVRRVFHFGELIVGDIHRALPQVAALPETATCRDAALLAARSGYSRYPVYRDRLDHIVGFLHVLDTVGKNPGEPVQPLLRKALFVPELMHVDDLMAAFRKAATSFAVVVDEFGGVTGIVTAEDVVEEVVGEIEDEYDRGRETPRKVGEGSFLVSARTELARLEESVGIRPPHGDYTTLGGLLIDLAGKIPAAGESYRIPGAVLTVVRASDRAVTQVRIRIETTKEDSR from the coding sequence GTGGAGCTCGCGCTGGCCATCATGGCCTGCCTCCTGATGGAGGGGATCTTCACCGGGGCCGAGATGGTGCTCATCTCGGCCGACCGGAACAAGCTGATGGAGCGCGCCCGCCGCGGCGACGGCGGCGCCGTCATCGCGCTCGAGCTGCTCGGCCGCCCCGACAAGGCGATCGCGACCACGCTGACCGGCACCAACATCTTCGTCGTCCTCAGCACGGTCCTGACCACTTCCCGGCTCCTTCCCGCGTTGGGCCCGCGCGCCTCGCTCGCCGCGATCGCCATCGTCACGCCGCTCGTCATCCTGCTGGGCGAGATCGTCCCGAAAAGCTTCGCCGTGCCCCGGGCCGACCGGCTGGCGGGAAGCGCGGCCCGCTTCATCCGGGTCGCCGGATATCCCCTCTACCCGATCGTGGCCGTCGTCTCGTTCCTGGGCCGCCTGTTCGCGAAGCCGTTCGGGGGGACCGAGCCGATCCACGGCGCGGTCACGCGGGAGGACCTCCGGCTGATCCTCAAGATGAGCCGCGCGGGCTCCGACGTCGAGCCGCACGAGCGGACGATGGTGCGCCGCGTGTTCCACTTCGGAGAGCTGATCGTGGGGGACATCCACCGGGCGCTTCCCCAGGTCGCCGCGCTTCCCGAGACTGCGACCTGCCGCGACGCCGCGCTGCTGGCGGCGCGAAGCGGCTATTCCCGCTATCCCGTCTACCGGGATCGACTCGACCATATCGTCGGGTTCCTGCACGTGCTCGACACCGTGGGAAAGAACCCGGGCGAGCCCGTGCAGCCTCTCCTGCGCAAGGCGCTCTTCGTCCCCGAGCTGATGCACGTCGACGATCTGATGGCGGCGTTCCGCAAGGCGGCCACCTCGTTCGCCGTCGTGGTCGACGAGTTCGGCGGCGTGACCGGGATCGTCACTGCCGAGGACGTGGTCGAGGAAGTGGTCGGCGAGATCGAGGACGAGTACGACCGCGGGCGCGAGACGCCGCGCAAGGTGGGCGAGGGTTCCTTCCTCGTCTCGGCCCGGACCGAGCTTGCGCGTCTCGAGGAGTCGGTCGGCATCCGTCCGCCTCACGGCGATTACACGACGCTGGGCGGATTGTTGATAGACCTGGCCGGGAAGATCCCCGCGGCGGGCGAATCGTACCGGATTCCCGGCGCGGTTCTCACCGTGGTCCGCGCTTCCGACCGGGCGGTGACGCAGGTGCGCATCAGGATCGAAACGACGAAGGAGGATTCGCGATGA
- the larB gene encoding nickel pincer cofactor biosynthesis protein LarB, whose translation MTPEKLKTLLKDVAAGKKSPDDAYENLSTMHYESLGDAHVDHHRAIRQGMPETIFGEGKSSAQILSIARAMRKAGSDVLITRIDEANGKVIRKHFREAVIHPKARCAVIRSKEPEMVGKGTVLVITAGTSDVPVAEEAALTAEFMGNKVERLFDVGVAGIHRLLMQKKALTGARVIVVVAGMEGALASVVGGLTDKPVIAVPTSIGYGASFGGIAALLGMLNSCSPTVSVVNIDNGFGAGVYASVINRL comes from the coding sequence ATGACCCCGGAAAAACTCAAGACGCTTCTCAAGGACGTGGCCGCGGGCAAGAAGAGCCCCGACGACGCCTACGAGAACCTGAGCACGATGCACTACGAAAGCCTCGGCGACGCGCACGTCGACCACCATAGGGCGATCCGGCAGGGGATGCCGGAAACGATCTTCGGCGAGGGCAAATCGTCGGCGCAGATCCTCTCCATCGCGCGGGCGATGCGCAAGGCCGGCTCCGACGTGCTGATCACCCGGATCGACGAGGCGAACGGGAAGGTGATCCGCAAGCATTTCCGCGAGGCCGTGATCCACCCGAAGGCGCGCTGCGCGGTGATCCGCTCGAAAGAGCCGGAAATGGTGGGCAAGGGGACCGTGCTTGTCATCACCGCAGGCACCTCCGACGTGCCGGTCGCCGAGGAGGCGGCGCTTACCGCCGAGTTCATGGGCAACAAGGTCGAGCGGCTCTTCGATGTCGGGGTCGCCGGCATCCACCGGCTGCTGATGCAGAAGAAGGCGCTGACCGGGGCGCGCGTCATCGTCGTCGTCGCGGGCATGGAAGGCGCGCTGGCCTCGGTCGTCGGCGGCCTGACCGACAAGCCGGTCATCGCGGTGCCGACCAGCATCGGATACGGCGCGTCGTTCGGCGGCATCGCCGCGCTGCTCGGCATGCTCAACTCGTGTTCGCCGACCGTCTCGGTCGTCAACATCGACAACGGCTTCGGCGCCGGCGTCTACGCGTCGGTCATCAACCGGCTTTAG
- a CDS encoding DUF2589 domain-containing protein: MSIGQELSSIDFQSMIGGPLNAVIKAQAQSAQTSVDFIKSVGFNAADAATDPGKPTMVTFTYDKPIETKDAAGVITVTPTPFRLTVPILTMLPIPYIRVEEVTIDFNAKINSVVESTTTSSSELNASLAVKGGWGPVSAELKCSYSTKKSTSATDKTERTYSLIIHVRAVQDELPAGLEKLLGVLENSIKEVKAA, from the coding sequence ATGTCCATTGGCCAGGAACTGTCGTCCATCGATTTCCAGTCCATGATCGGCGGCCCGCTCAACGCCGTCATCAAGGCGCAGGCGCAATCGGCCCAGACCTCGGTCGACTTCATCAAGAGCGTCGGGTTCAACGCGGCCGATGCCGCGACCGACCCGGGCAAGCCGACGATGGTCACCTTCACGTACGACAAGCCCATCGAGACGAAGGACGCCGCCGGCGTCATCACGGTCACGCCCACCCCCTTCCGGCTGACCGTGCCCATTCTCACGATGCTGCCCATCCCCTACATCCGGGTCGAAGAGGTCACGATCGACTTCAACGCGAAGATCAATTCCGTCGTCGAGTCGACGACCACCTCCTCCTCCGAGCTCAATGCCTCGCTGGCGGTCAAGGGCGGGTGGGGCCCGGTCTCCGCGGAATTGAAATGCAGCTACAGCACCAAGAAATCGACCTCGGCGACCGACAAGACCGAGCGTACCTACAGCCTGATCATCCACGTCCGCGCCGTCCAGGACGAGCTGCCGGCGGGCCTTGAGAAGCTGCTGGGCGTCCTCGAGAACAGCATCAAGGAAGTCAAGGCGGCCTGA
- the larC gene encoding nickel pincer cofactor biosynthesis protein LarC yields MSGNILYFDCFTGIAGDMTCAALLSLTGAEKELRKGLKGLPVSGYALKVDRASSCGIAGLRVDVNVSAKKAHARHLPEIVDLLRKSALPPGAKARAERAFDLLGTAEAAVHGTTKDKVHFHEVGAVDAIVDIASGCFLFDLLGNPRAFCSALPGGSGEAWSEHGKIPVPGPATLALLTGAKWRLGEGEGELVTPTGAALLRAFEASFEKPPEMTVRRVGTGLGHKEFPGRPNCLRVVEGETTGAGPGRDRVLEIEANIDDMNPQRFELLMARAFEAGALDVAILPATMKKGRPGWLLRILCPEEDLEIVSAAVFSLSTSIGLRYHACDRLTLSRTVVMVETAYGPLRVKEIALPDGTRRGAPEYDDVKKIVQSGKASFEEAARAAEEGWRKLRR; encoded by the coding sequence ATGTCCGGCAACATCCTTTATTTCGACTGCTTCACCGGCATCGCGGGCGACATGACGTGCGCCGCGCTGCTGTCGCTCACCGGCGCCGAGAAGGAGCTGCGCAAGGGCTTGAAGGGGCTGCCTGTTTCCGGCTATGCGCTCAAGGTCGACCGGGCATCGTCGTGCGGGATCGCCGGGCTGCGCGTCGACGTCAACGTGTCGGCCAAGAAGGCGCACGCGCGGCACCTGCCAGAGATCGTCGACCTGCTCCGGAAGTCGGCGCTGCCTCCGGGGGCGAAGGCGCGGGCCGAACGCGCATTCGACCTGTTGGGCACGGCCGAGGCCGCGGTGCACGGCACGACGAAGGACAAGGTGCATTTCCACGAGGTCGGCGCGGTCGACGCGATCGTCGACATCGCCTCGGGCTGCTTCCTGTTCGACCTTCTCGGCAATCCGCGGGCGTTCTGCTCGGCGCTGCCCGGCGGGTCGGGCGAGGCGTGGTCCGAGCACGGCAAGATCCCGGTGCCGGGGCCCGCGACGCTGGCGCTCCTGACCGGCGCGAAGTGGCGCCTCGGCGAGGGCGAGGGCGAGCTGGTGACGCCGACCGGCGCGGCGCTGCTGCGCGCCTTCGAGGCGTCGTTCGAAAAGCCGCCCGAGATGACGGTGCGGCGCGTGGGCACCGGCCTCGGCCACAAGGAATTCCCCGGCCGGCCCAACTGCCTGCGGGTGGTCGAAGGCGAGACGACCGGCGCGGGGCCGGGGCGCGACCGGGTGCTCGAGATCGAGGCGAACATCGACGACATGAATCCGCAGCGCTTCGAGCTGCTGATGGCGCGCGCTTTCGAGGCGGGCGCGCTCGATGTGGCCATCCTGCCCGCGACGATGAAAAAGGGGCGGCCGGGCTGGCTGTTGCGCATCCTGTGCCCCGAGGAGGATCTCGAGATCGTCTCTGCGGCGGTCTTCTCGCTGTCCACCTCGATCGGGCTGCGCTACCACGCCTGCGACCGGCTGACGCTGTCGCGGACGGTCGTGATGGTCGAGACGGCCTATGGCCCCCTCCGGGTCAAGGAGATCGCGCTGCCGGACGGGACACGTCGCGGGGCGCCCGAGTACGACGACGTGAAAAAGATCGTGCAGTCGGGCAAGGCGTCTTTCGAGGAGGCGGCCCGGGCCGCGGAAGAGGGCTGGCGGAAGCTTCGACGGTAG